In Bogoriella caseilytica, the genomic window GGAGCCGGCACGCCGCCACCGGCGCCCCGCGTGGAGCTGGAGCGGGTGCATGCCGTGGCACGGGCGGCCGAGGACGCCATGTGCTCGGTGATCGAGGGCAAACGGATGGCGGTACGCACCACTCTGACCGTGCTGCTCGCCGGCGGCCATCTCCTGGTGGAGGACGTGCCCGGCGTGGGCAAGACCCTCCTCGCCAAGGCCCTCGCGCGCACTGTCGGTTCCAGTGTGAACCGGATCCAGTTCACCCCGGACCTGCTGCCCTCGGACGTCACCGGCGTTTCGGTGTTCCACCAGGACACGCACCGCTTCGAGTTCCGGCCCGGGGCGATCTTTGCCAACGTCGTCGTCGCGGACGAGATCAACCGAGCCTCGCCCAAGACCCAGTCGGCGCTGCTGGAGGCCATGGCCGAGGGACAGGTCTCCGTCGACGGCGAGACCCACGGCCTGCCGGAGCCGTTCCTGGTCCTCGCCACCCAGAATCCCATCGAGATGGAAGGCACCTATCCCCTGCCCGAGGCTCAGCGGGACCGCTTCACCGCACGCGTCTCCATGGGGTATCCGGACCGGCAGTCCGAACTGCGCATGCTCGCCCACCACGGCGCCGCCGACCCTCTGGCCGATCTCGCCCCGGTGACCACGCCGGAGGAGGTGGCCGGCCTCATCCGCGCCGTCTCCACCGTGCATGCCTCAGAAGCTCTGCAGCGCTACATCGTGGATCTGGTGACCGCCACGCGCGAAAGCCCCCGCCTGCACCTGGGGGCCTCCCCGCGCGCCGGCCTGCAGTTGCTCCGCACGGCACGCGCCCACGCCGCTCTCGCGGGCCGCGAGCACGTCCTGCCCGACGACGTGCAGGCCCTGGCCGTGGCCGTGCTCGCCCACCGCGTGGTGCTCGGTTCCGACGCGGAACTGGCCTCGTTGCGCGCGGAGAAGATCATCGCCGACCTGGTCGCAGGCGTGCCGGTACCTCGGTGAGTCCGTCCTCGAGTTCCGGCGTGGCCTTGACCAGGCGTGGCTGGGCCGTGCTCGTCAGCGGACTCATCCTCCTGGCGGCCGGACTCGCTCTCGGGCTGCCCGAGCTCTCACGGGCCGGACTACTCCTGACGGTGCTGCCACCCCTGGCGCTGACCCTGACCTGGCTGATGCGCCCCCAGGCGGACATCCGCCGCACCGTCTCCCAGGACACCCTCAGCCAGGGAGAGTCCGCTGAGGTCACGGTGGGGCTCACGATCACAGGCTTCTGGCCGCAACCGGCGCGCGAGGTCATCGAGGATGTCCCGGCGGCACTGGGCGAGCGGGTCCGCTTCGCCATTGCGCCGATCGAGCCCCGTGGGCGCGCCCGGGCCGGCTATACCGTCACCGGCCGGCATCGCGGCGAGTACGCCCTCGGCCCCGCGACCGTCCTGCTCAGCGACCCCCTGGGCCTGAGCCGGGGACGCGCGATACCCGAGCAGGCACGCCCGGCTGAGCCGGTGAAAACCGGCTTCACCCGCGAGCCCGTGGACCTGGGATCTCCACACGCCTGCGTGCTCGTCTTGCCCGCTGTGGTGCCGCTGGCGCAGCTACCGCGCGGCCTGTCCGGCGGCAGCGGCGTGCGGCCCATCCCGGATCAGGCTGCGGCCTTCGAGGCCGACGACGTCACCACCCGCACCTACCGTCATGGCGACGAGATCCGCCGAGTGCACTGGCCGGCCACCGCTCGTCGCGGGCAGCTCATCGTCCGCCAGGAGGAGCGCCCGACCCGCCGGCGTGCGGTCCTCGTCTTCGACGACCGCCCCGGCCGCCTGAGTCCCGAGGACCTCGAGTGGGGTCTCAGCGCCCTGGCCTCCGCCGGAATGCTGCTCGCCGGCCAGGGCCATCTGCTGCATCTCGTGACCGGCGCGCGCCTGTCCGCCGGCGAGGCCGGCCAGGCCCTCACTGCCGATCAACTCCTCCGCCTGCTGGCACGCCTGGGCCCAGGACCACGTGCCAGCGCCGGGCTCGCCACCGCCGTCCAGCGCCTCGACGGCGACCTCGTGGTGGCGGCCCTGGGCGCCAACGAGGAGGACGGCGCCTGGCCATGGCGCGATCTGGTTGCTGCGGAGACCGGTATCCTCCTGGGCTTGCCCACCGTGCGCCGCGCCCCCTTCCCGGCATCCCGCCTGCGGCAAGCATCGGCACACGGCTGGCGCGCCGTCGCCGCCGACCACACCGACCGGGTGGAGGACGCCTGGCATGCGGCGCTGCGCAGCAAACCGGGCCGCGCGTCCACACTGGCCGGTGCGGGCGATGTGGCCGGTGCCGGCACGGTGGCCGCTGCCGGCAGCGCCGAGGTCACAGAGGTGCCGCCACCCGGGGAGACGCGATGAGCGCCCCGCCTGCCTCGCGCGCGGTGGCGCCCGGGCCCACGTCGTCACCGTCTTCCTCGCGGTCCTCGCCGAGCGCAGGCTCACCGGCTGAGGCTGCCGGGGCAACCTCGCGGCCGTCGGCGCCCAGGCGCGCCCGCGTGGTCTCCGCCGTCCTGAGCTTCCTCGCGGTGATGGCTGCGACGTGGCCGGTCACCCGGCTGATCGACGGTGGCCAATGGTGGAGCACCGGCTTGCTGGCGATGCTGGCGGTGTCGATCACCGGGATCGCCACCCGTGCGTTGCGCGTCCCCCAAGCGTTAGTGCTGCTGCTGCAGCTGATGGCCGGGTGGTGGGCGCTCATGGCGCTCGTCTCGCCCGGTTCGCTCGCCCTGTACCTACCGCTGGCCGAATCCGGCCGCGCCGCCCATGCACTTGTGCTCCAGGGCGCCGACATCATTCGCTTCAACGCCGTCCCCGCTCCGGAAGGCCCGGGGCTGACCTTCATCGTGGCGGCCCTGCTGGTGCTGTGCGGTTGGGCCGTGGATGCCCTCGCCGCCACGCTCCGCGCACCGATCCTGGCCGGCATCCCGCTCCTCGCCGTCCTCGTGGGTACCGGCTCGAGTGCCGGCGTGGCCATGCCGCCGCACTACTTCGTCGTCCTCGCACTGGCCTGGCTGCTCCTCCTGGTCACGCCGACGCCACGGGGAGCGCCGGGTGCGCGTCCCTCCGCGATCGCGCAGTCCGCCGTCCTGGCGCCGGCCGCGATAGCGCTGGCGGTCCTGGCGCCGAGCCTGCCGCATGCCCATCCGCCCGCCCTGCTCAGCGGAGAGGGCTTCGGGACCGGGAGCGGCTCCACCGCCGGCTCCGTGCAGTTCACCGGCACCCTCGACCTCTCCCGGGATCTGCGTAACGACTCCGATGCGCCGGTGCTGCGCTATGAGGAGACCGGGGCGTCCGGGCCGATGCGGGTTCTGGCGGTGCACCGCTACGCAGATGGCGGGTGGAGCCGGGACCTGGGTGCGGGCAGCCAGCCCTTGCCCGAGGTGGTGGAGCGTGAGGACGTGGAGCGAGGCTCCTGGCAGATCGAGGTGCAGGAGAGCAATCTCGGGGCGCCGAACCTCGCGCTCCCCCACCCGGTGACCTCCGTGGATGCCTCAGGAGTTGCGCTCCAGCTCGATCCGCGCACGGGCACCGTGAGCGCGGGCCAGTCCGTGGAGAGTTACAGCGCGGTGGCCACCCCGCCTGAGGGCACGTTGCCCGCCGATGTGGGCACAGGCGAGCCGGTCGACGCCGAGGAGGAGCTCCGGCGCGTGGACGAGGCCACGGGCGAGACGGTGCGCGACCTCCTGCAGGAGGTGCTGGGCGAACGCTTCGACGATCCCGACCCGGCCGCGCTGAATCAGATGGAGATCGCCGAGGCGATTCAGGCACACCTGCGCAGCAACACCTACACCTACTCCTTGGAGCTCGCCCCGCCCACGGAGACCACTGATCCCGGTGAGGATCCGCTCGCCCACTTCTTGGCCACCCGCACCGGCTACTGCACCCACTTCGCCACCGCGATGGTGATGATGTCGCGGGCTGCGGATATCCCCGCGCGTCTCGCCATGGGGTTCATCCCTGGCGAGGAGGGTGAGGACGGCGTCCGCACGGTGGTGGCTTCCGACGCGCACGCGTGGCCCGAGCTTTACATCTCCGGCCTGGGCTGGACGGCCTTCGAGCCGACACCCGGGATCCGCGCCGGTGACGCGCCCAGCTTCCCTGTGGCAGGGACGCAGGACGACCCCGAGCCTGCCACAGAGGAGGACGAGGACGTGGCGGAGCCTGAGGCTCCCGAGCTCCCGGAGGAGCCGGAAGCCCCGGAGGAGGACGAGGACACCGGTGCCCTGCCCGGAACGGCCGATGATGCCTCGGGCACGCCGGTGTGGCTGTGGGTCTTGGCGTTGCTCGCCTCGGCGGTCATGCTTGCCGTGGTGCCGGCAGCCGGACGGCGCTTCCGGCTGGCACCGCTGCACGCCGCCTCCGATTCCGCGGAGCGGGTCGAAGCGCGCTGGGAGCAACTGGTCCGTTCACTGCACGACGTCGGGATCGCCCCGGCCCCGCAGCTCACCCCTCGGCAGGCTGGACGCCGATACGCCACCAAGCTCGGCGGCGCCGCAGAGGTCACCCACGTGATCGGCGTGCTGGTGGCGCATGTGGAGTCGGCACGCTACGGCGCGGGCGTTGAGGCGACGGCGGCACGAGAGTGCGGCCCGGCTGTGCGAACCGTGATCACCACAGCCCATGCCCGGCTCAATTGGCGTCAGCGCATCCGGGTGGCGCTCTGGCCGCGGAGCGGGCGGACGGGGATCGCCGAGGCGGCTGATCGGATCGTGGGGCGCCGGAGCGGTCGACCTCGGGCGGCCGTGTAGGAGAAGGCGGTGAGCACTTACCTCTGGATCATCTGGGCGTTTGTGCTCACTCATCGTCGTTCCCAGGACCGTGGAGCGTGGCTATTCCGACGTCGAGTGAGCACAATCGCGAGAAGTGGCGCGAGCCAGCGGCGCCTTGCCCCGCCGCCGCCAGCTCGGCGCCCCCTACCAGCCGGTCACGGCGCGGTGGCGCTGGGCGACACCGGCGGTGCCGTAGGGGTAGTCGTCCGGCTCTGGCGCGCTGGCCTCGGTGAGCACCTGCCTCTCGTCCTCGGAGAGCGTCAGGTCGGCCGCGGCGAGGTTGTCCTCGAGCTGGCTGATCTTCCGCGCGCCGAGGATCACCGAGGTCACCGCCGGCCGGCCCGCCAGCCACGCGAGTGCCACCTGCGACTGCGAGACGCCCCGGGCCTCCGCGACCTGCTTGAGCGCATCGAGAACCCGCCAGGTGCGCCGGTCGGAGTTCCGGGCCTCCCAGGCCTCCATGCCACGCTTCGGATCCTCCCCGAGGCGGGAGGCGCCGGTGGGCTCGACGTCGCGCTCGTACTTCCCGGTCAGCCAACCACCGGCGAGCGGGGACCAGGGCAGCAGTCCGATCCCGGCGTCGAGCGAGGCGGGGATCACCTCATGCTCGATGTCCCGCACCAGCAGGTTGTACTGCGGCTGCAGCGTTACCGGCGGGGTGTAACCGCGCGCGTCGGCCACGTGCACCGCCTTGGTCAGCTGCCAGCCGAGGTAGTTGGAGAAGCCGTAGTAGGAGATCTTGCCGGCACGGACGGCGTCGTCGAGGAAACGCAGCGTCTCCTCCACAGGCGTGACGGCGTCCCACGCGTGCATCTGGTAGAGGTCGATGTGCTCGACGCCGAGGCGGCGCAAGGAAGCATCGAGGGCGTCTCGGAGATGCCGGCGGGAGAGGCCGACGTCATTGGGCCCTTCCCCCATCGGGAATCGACCCTTGGTGGCAAGCACCACCTGCGAGGCCTCGGTGGGGTGCTCCTTCAACCATCGCCCGATGATCTCCTCAGAGACGCCGCGGGAGTACACGTCTGCCGTGTCGAAGAAATTGCCGCCCGCCTCGACGTAGGCGTTCATGATCTCGCCCGAGGTGGCTTCATCGGCCTCCGCGCCGAAGGTCATCGTGCCCAGTGCGTGCACGGACACCAGCGTTCCGCTGCGCCCTAGAGTGCGGTATTCCATGGGATTCCTCCGGCCTCTCGACGGCGACCGCCCGGCTGTGCCAGCGGTCAGTGACACGGGCGGGTCGTGGAGTGGGCCACCATGCCCGCCTCGTCCTTCCTACCCCATGCAGGGCCGGACCGCATGGCCATAACACGGTCCCGAAAAGACTGTCCCGCTCAGTGGCGCCGGAGCAGCGTGAGCACCTCGTAGTGACTGGTCTGCGGGAACATGTCGAGCACCTGGGCGCGCGTCGGCCTCAGCGAGGGCATCGCCGCGAGGTCGCGCGCCAGGCTGGTGGCGTTGCAGGAGGAGTACAGCACCTGCCGCACACCGGAATCCTCCAGCCAGCCGGCGAGTTCCCGGCCGAGACCACGCCGCGGGGGGTTCACGATCATGAGGTCGGGCAGCGCCTCGGCCTGGGCCGCGAAGGCGGTCGCATCGCCCACGTGGAAGGTCGCGCGCAACCCGGCCGCATCGCGGGCCCGTTCCGCAGCGGCGACCGCCTCCGCGGAAATCTCGATGCCGGTCACTTCTCTCCCCGGATCGCTCACGTGCGCTGCGGCGTGCAGCGCGAAGCCCCCCACGCCGCAGTACAGATCCCACACCTTCGCCGGTGCCGCCTCCTCGATCCACGCCGCACCCTGGCGGTACAGCGCCGAGGCGACGTCGGTGTTGGTCTGCAGGAAGCTCTTGGGCAGCACCTGCAGCTCCACCTCCCCCATCACCACCGGCAGGGACTGCTGCTGGGTGAGCACGATCTCGCGCTCGCCCTCAAGCACGGCCTTGTGCTCCGGCTGCAGGTTGACCGACACCACGGCCGCCTGCGGCAGCTCCCCGCGCAGCCATCCCAGGTGCTTCTCGATCCGCACCAGCGACTCGGTGGACCGCAGCACGAAGCGGATCATCAGCGCGCCCCCGCTGCCGACGGTCACCAGCAGGTGCTTCAGCTCGCCGCGCCGGGCGTGCACGTCGTAGGGAGTGAGTGCCGCGCGGGTGATGAAGTCGGCGAGGACTGGCATAGCAGCGCGCAGCTCTGGGGCATTGACCCCACAACCGCGCAGATCCACACCCCCACTGGCCAGTGCGGGATCCGGGGCCCCGAGGATCCCCAGGCGCGGCGCAGCGGCCGTGCCGGTGACGACCATCTTGGCCTTGTTGCGGTAGCCGGATTCCGGGGAGGCGACCGGTTCGAGCCACTCCAAGTCGGCGTCGTCGAGAAGCTGCTGGGCATGAATGTGCTTCGCGCTGAGTTGCTCGGCGTACGGGCGGTCGATGGCGGTGCAGGAGCCGCACAACCCGGCCGCGTGGTAGCCGCAGAACATCACGGGACCAGTGTGCCCGATCAGCGAATGGCCAGCCGGAAGCGCAAACGAGCGCCCGGTGGCGCTTGGGCCGCGAGGTCGAGGTGATGCTCCGCCACGCAGGCGATCACCGGGTACCCGCCGGTGAGCGGGTGATCGGCGGCGAAGAGCACGGGCTGTCCCTCAGCGGGTACCTGCAGCGCGCCCCGTACGGTCGGCTCGCTGGGGAGTTCCTCGTGCCGCAAGCGCTCCAGCGGGCGGTCCCCCCTGAGGCGCAGGCCCACCCGGTTGGAGCGCTCGGTGACCTGCCAGGCCTGACTTAAGAGCAGGTGGAGAGAGTCACCCGTGAACCAGTCGGCGCGAGGCCCGGGGACGACGTCGAGGGTGAGTTCGTCGTCAGCGCGCGGCAGGGCTGGGCCCGTCTCACCGAGCACCACAGCAGCGCCCACAGGCCCCACGGTGAGCTGGTCGCCGGGGCCTAGCGGCTCCGGGCCAAGACCGGCGAGTACGTCCCTTGCACTGCTCCCCAGGACTCGGGGCGCCGTGAGCCCCCGGATCGCGACGTAGGCGTACGTGCCCGCCTCCGGCGACCCGATCTCGAGTTCCTGCCCAACGGGAAGCTTCAGCGGGTAGGAATGCTCGGCGGGTTCGCCGTCGAGGAGTATCGGCGTCTGCGCCCCGGTGACCGCCACGACGATGTCCCGCAGGGCGAGGAGCCGGAGGCCGCCGCCGACGTGTTCCAGGGCCGGTGCGCCGGTGGAGTTCCCGACCAGCCGGTTTCCTCGACGGAGCGCAGCGCGATCCATCGCGCCAGAGACTCCTACGCCCAGCGCGGCCCGGCCCGGTCGGCCGAGGTCTTGGATGAGGGCGTGGGGCCCTGGAGTGAGAACCTCCACCGCGGGCAGGCCCCGGATGGTGGAGTCGATATCCTCGGGGGCCGGGGAGCCGGTGTGCGCCGGGCCAGAAGGCGGAGTACCGGTCAGCTCATCCACAGCCGTGAAGCGGACCAGGGTACCGGGACGCAGCAGCGCGGGCGGCTCCGCCGCGGCGTCGAAGAGGACGACGTCACTGCGGCCGATGAGCTGCCATCCGCCCGGCGAGCTGCGCGGGTAGATCCCACTGAACTCGCCGGCCAGGCCCACCGCGCCGGCGGGGACGACGGTGCGGGGGCGTTCGCGGCGAGGGACGTACAGCGCGGGGTCGCCGCCGGCCAGATAGCCGAAGCCGGGAGCAAAACCGGTGAAGGCCACGGTGTAGGTGGCGGCAGTATGCCGGGCGATCACATCCTCGCGGCGCATGCCGCACAGGTGCGCGACCTCGTCGAGGTCCTCGCCGTCGTACAGGACGGGAATGGCCACTGGCTGTACCGGTCCCAGGGGTCGCTCGCGGTCGCTGCCCGTACAGCGCCGCCAGCGTTGTGCGATGCGCTCCGCGAGGGCCTCCCAGCTCGTTCCACCCTCGGGCCGGATCAGGATGGTGCGAGCGGCAGGCACCGCCTCGGCCATCCCCGCCACAGGCTCCGCCCGGAGCGACTCCAGCAAGGTGAGCACGTCGTCGAGACCAGGCAGTTCCACCAGCACGGCGCCGCCCGCTCGAAGTGGCCGGTAGTCTTCCCCACTCACGGCGTCCGCCTCACACGAAAGGTCGCAACGGAATGCCCGCATCCTGCAGTGCGGCGCGGACCGAGCGGGCGAACTCGACTGCTCCGGGGGTGTCACCATGCAGGCAGATCGAGTCCGCGCGGACGGGGATGACCGAGCCGTCGATGGCGGTCACGGTGCCGGTCTCGGCGAGCTGGAGGACACCGTCGATCACCTGCTGCGCATCGTGGCGCAGCGCACCGGGCTCGCCACGCGGCACCAGGGAACCGTCCGGTGCGTAGGCGCGGTCACCGAAGGCCTCGGCGTAGACCGGCACTCCGGCCTCGGCGGCCCACTGGGCGAAGGCGGAACCGGCCAGGGCCAGCACCGGCAGACCGACGTCCGTCGCAGCGGCCAGGAAAGCAGCGCTGTGCGTCGGATTGCTCGAGAGCTGATGGTAGAGCTCGCCGTGTGCCTTGATATAACCGACGTCGAGCCCAGCAGCGCGGGCCAGTGCTTGCACCGCGCCCACCTGGTACACGACGTCGGCGCGGAGTTCCTCGGCGGTGGCGGCCACAAAGCGTCGACCGAAGCCCACGAGATCCCGGTAGCCGGGGTGGGCGCCAACGCTCACCCCGCGGGCCGCGGCCGCCGCGAGAGTACGCGCGATGCCCGCCGGATCGCCGGCGTGGAAGCCGCCCGCTACGTTCGCGCTGGTGACGAGGTCGAGCATCGCGGCGTCATCACCCATCGGCCAAGGGCCGAAGCCCTCGCCAAGGTCGGCGTTGAGGTCGATCCCGGGCGCGGGTTGCATGCCTTCACCCTATCGGCGGAGTTCTCCTCGACCGCCGCTGCCCTGCTCGCTCCGCCGGTCGCCCCCACTCCTCCGCGGTTGTGCTCACTCCACGTCGTTATGAGCCGCCGTTCCCGGGTTCAAAACGACAGTAAGCGAGCACAATCGCCGAGTGGGTGGTGGAGGCGTCCTCGCCGGGGCCCGGGCGCCCGCCTCATCTCGAGCGATCGGTGTTGTGGATAACCCCCATGGCAGGGTCACGGGAAGCAGAATCGCGTGGCATGAGAACACCGCGCCCCCTGCCCCACAGCCTGGAAGGACAGGCACTGACTCCGGGCGCGCTACGTGTTGCGGGCGTTGACCTCAACCGGCTGCGGCGACGGGACATCGCTCCCATCGCCCGCGGCATCAGGATGCAGCGCTCCCACATGCCCGTGCACGAGATCGAACGGCTTCGCCAGCGAGCGGTCCTCCTCGCGCGCGAGCGTGCCAACAGCTGGATCTCTCACCACACCGCCGCGATGCTGCGTGGCTGGTCGATACCAGGACGGCTACTGGATGCCAGGACCGTCCACCTCACCGTGCTCAAGGCTGCCGGCACATACTCCCGGCGCGATCAGGTGATGTGCCACCGCACGACCCGGGCTCCACGGAACCTCGAGCGCTACGAGAACACACTGATCAGCTCACCGGCTTTGACGTGGCTCGAACTCGCCGGGGCGATGAGCATTGAGGAGCTGGTCATGCTCGGCGACCACATTGTGCGGCGGCCTTACCGGAGGTACGAGGGACGCTCCGAGCCGTGGACGACCCTCGCCTCCTTGCGCGACGTGGTGGACAGTGCCGCAGGGATGCACGGCGTCAAGCGGGCACGGGCAGCGGTCGATCAGGTGCGCATCGGAGCGGACTCGGCGCAGGAGACCGCACTGCGGCTGGCCCTGGTGAACGCAGGACTCCCGGAACCCGAGCTTCAGGTGCGCCCCGACGACGATCCGTGGTCACCACCGGCAGACCTCGGCTATCGCCGGCAACGCATTGCCATCCAGTTCGACGGCGCCACGCACTTCGACCCCGAACGGGCGCGCCACGATCAACGCCGAGACAACGCCTTCACCTCGGCCCGCTGGTCCCTGCTGCGCTTCAACCGGGAGGACGCGCGCGACGGCTTCACCAGGGCGGTCGCCCAAGTGGGCCACTTGCTCGCATCCTGACGGATCCACCGCTCATGAACCTCGGCGTCCGCCGAGACGATTGTGCTCACTACACGTCGCTCTGGCAGGCCCGCGGGCCTGCCAGAGCGACATCGAGCGAGCACAATCGCCAGGGGCTTGCGGAAGGGGCGAGCGGAGGCCCCGGCGGACCACCCCGGACCCCTGACCCCGGCCAGCCACCGGCTCAGACGAGTGAGTCCTCCCAGGCCTGGTTGAGGTCGGCGAAGGTACCGCCAGCTGCCAGGAGCTCCTCGGGGGTGCCGTCTTCGGTGACCTCGCCATGGGCCATGACCAGCACCCGGTCAGCAATCGCGACGGTGGAGAGCCGGTGCGCGATGATGATTGCGGTGCGGTCGGCCAACAGCGTCTGCAGGCCGTGCTGCACGATCCGCTCCCCCGGGAGGTCCAGCGAGGCGGTGGCCTCGTCAAGCACCAGAACGGCCGGGTCGGCGAGGAAGGCACGGGCGAAGGACAGCAGCTGCTTCTGGCCGGCGGAGACGCGACCACCGCGTTTGTTCACCTCGGTGTCATAGCCTTCGGGCATCTTGAGGATGAACTCGTGTGCGCCGACGGCCTGGGCCGCCGCCACGATCTCCTCGTCGGTGGCCCCGGGCTTCCCGAGCGCGATGTTCTCACGGACCGATCCGGAGAACAGGTACGCCTCCTGGGTCACCATCACCACGGCATTGCGCAGATCGTCGGTGGAGATCTCGCGCAGGTCCACGCCGTCGAGGCTAATGGTGCCCTCCGAGGCGTCGTAGAAGCGCGTGACGAGCTTGGCCAGAGTGGACTTGCCCGCCCCGGTTGTGCCCACCAGGGCCACGGTCTGCCCGGCTGGAATGTGCAGGTCCATGTGCGGCAACACCACAGGGCCGCTGCCGTAGCGGAACTTCACCGAGCTCAGCCGCAGATCGCCGCGGGGGTTCTCCAGCGGCGCGGGGTTCTTCGGCTCCACGACGGTGGGTTCCTCGGCGAGCAGCCCGGAGACCTTCTCCAGCGCGGCGGTGGCCGACTGGAAGGAGTTGTAGAACATGCCGATCTGCTGGATGGGCTGGAAGAAGCGCTTGACCAGCAACAGCACGGCCACCAGGGTGCCGGCGCCGAGGTCACCCTCGATCACGCGCCAGGCGCCCACGGCGAGGGCGACCACCACGGTCAGGTTGCCGATGACGACCAGCCCCGGCTGGAAGCGGCCGTTGATCGAGAAAACCTTGAGGAAAGCCTCGCGGTAACTGTTCGAGAGGTTCCCGAAGTCCCGCTCGGTGGTCGACTCCCGGCGGAAGGCCTGCACGGCGCGCATGCCGGTCATGGTCTCCACGAACTTCACGATCAGCCGCGCCGAGGCGGTGCGTTGCTCCCGGTAGAACAACTGCGACTTCTTCTGGAACCAGCGGGTGAGGAAGAAGGACGGGATGAAGGCCAGCGCCAGGATGCCCGCGGAACCCAAGTCGGTGAACACGATCGTGCCGGCGATGAACACCATGAGGAACATTGAGGAGATGACACCGGTCAGGCCGCCGTCGAGCAGTTCGCGCAGCGCCTCCATATCGGAGGTCTGCCGCGAGATCACGCGCCCGGAGGTGTACTTCTCGTGGAACTCCAGCGACAGGCGCTGGGTCTGGCGGAACACGCGGCGGCGCAGGTCGTACATCACGCCCTGCGCGATACGAGCTGCTTGACGGATGTAGGCCCCGGCCGCCAGGCCACCGATCACGGCGGCGGCGAGGTAGGTCAGGCCGGAGAAGGTCAGCGGACCGGTGTCGCCGTCTTCCATGAGCGGCATCAAGGCGTTGTCGATCGTCCAGCCCACGAGCCACGGCCCAGCGACCTGGCCGAGCGAGGAGAGCATCACCAGGCCGGCAGCGATGGCGAGAGCCTTCTTGTGCGGGGAGAGCAGGGAGCCGAGCAGGCGAAGGGAACGCTGCCGGATCGCCTTGTTCTCGTCCCGTCCGAGCTCGATCTGGTCCTCATTGTCGGTCGCGGAGTGACTCACAGCCGGGCCCCCTTTGCCTCGTCGTCGACGCCGGCGCTGCGGTCGGTCTCGTCGGCCTCCCCTTCGGCGGGTGGAAGGTCCTCGAAGTGCCCGATGCCGTGCTCCTGGGCGTCCTCTTCGAGGGTGGAGATGATGTAGCGGTAGTGCGCGTCAGTGGCCAGCAGCTCGCTGTGGGTCCCGACGGCGCGGATGCTGCCGTTCTCCAGCACCGCGACCCGGTCGGCCAGCGCCACGGTGGAAGGCCGGTGCGCGATGACCAGCGACGTGGTGCCGTCGAGCACCTGACGCAGCCGCCGGGAGACGGCCTCCTCGGTGGTGACGTCGAGGGCAGAGAGCGGGTCGTCGAGCACCAGCACGCGGGGCCGCGAGGCGATGGCACGCGCCAGCGCCAGCCGCTGACGCTGGCCACCGGAGAGCGAGAGGCCCTCTTCGCCGATCTTGGTGTCCACGCCCTCGGGCAGCTCGTAGACGAAGGCAGCCTGGGCCACCTCGAGCGCCTCGTGCATGAGGCGCTCCTTCTCGGCGTGATCCAGGGCGTCGTCGACGCCGAAGAGCACGTTTTCGCGCACCGAAGCGGAGAACAGGGTGGGGTCTTCGAAGGCCACGGCCACGCCGTCACGCACATCGGAGCGGCGCATGCCGCGCACCGAGACACCGTCGATCTCCACGCTGCCGTCGGTGACGTCGAAGATGCGCGGGATGAGCATCGCGAGCGTGGACTTGCCGGAGCCGGTCAGGCCCACCAGCGCGGTCGTCGTCCCGGCCGGGAGGTCGAGGTCGATGTGGCTCAGCAGCGGCTCGGCGGCATCCGAATACTGGAACTCGACATCGCGCAGCCGCACATGGGAGCCCTTGTCCGAGGCAGGTGTGCCCGCCTCATCGGGGTGGTCGGGGTCGGCCATCGAGTTCGGGGTCTCGAGGATCTCGAAGTACCGGTCCACGGCGGTGCGGGCGTTCAGCGTCATCGCCAGGGTCATGCCGAGATCGACCACGGGGCCGTTCATGATCGCGGCGGTGAGGAAGAAAGCAGAGAAGGCGCCGATGGTGATGGTCTCGTTGGCCACCAGGAAGGCGCCGACGACCATGGCGATCGCCAGCGTGGACTCGGGAATGATCTGCAG contains:
- the rlmC gene encoding 23S rRNA (uracil(747)-C(5))-methyltransferase RlmC, giving the protein MFCGYHAAGLCGSCTAIDRPYAEQLSAKHIHAQQLLDDADLEWLEPVASPESGYRNKAKMVVTGTAAAPRLGILGAPDPALASGGVDLRGCGVNAPELRAAMPVLADFITRAALTPYDVHARRGELKHLLVTVGSGGALMIRFVLRSTESLVRIEKHLGWLRGELPQAAVVSVNLQPEHKAVLEGEREIVLTQQQSLPVVMGEVELQVLPKSFLQTNTDVASALYRQGAAWIEEAAPAKVWDLYCGVGGFALHAAAHVSDPGREVTGIEISAEAVAAAERARDAAGLRATFHVGDATAFAAQAEALPDLMIVNPPRRGLGRELAGWLEDSGVRQVLYSSCNATSLARDLAAMPSLRPTRAQVLDMFPQTSHYEVLTLLRRH
- a CDS encoding urea amidolyase family protein, with the translated sequence MSGEDYRPLRAGGAVLVELPGLDDVLTLLESLRAEPVAGMAEAVPAARTILIRPEGGTSWEALAERIAQRWRRCTGSDRERPLGPVQPVAIPVLYDGEDLDEVAHLCGMRREDVIARHTAATYTVAFTGFAPGFGYLAGGDPALYVPRRERPRTVVPAGAVGLAGEFSGIYPRSSPGGWQLIGRSDVVLFDAAAEPPALLRPGTLVRFTAVDELTGTPPSGPAHTGSPAPEDIDSTIRGLPAVEVLTPGPHALIQDLGRPGRAALGVGVSGAMDRAALRRGNRLVGNSTGAPALEHVGGGLRLLALRDIVVAVTGAQTPILLDGEPAEHSYPLKLPVGQELEIGSPEAGTYAYVAIRGLTAPRVLGSSARDVLAGLGPEPLGPGDQLTVGPVGAAVVLGETGPALPRADDELTLDVVPGPRADWFTGDSLHLLLSQAWQVTERSNRVGLRLRGDRPLERLRHEELPSEPTVRGALQVPAEGQPVLFAADHPLTGGYPVIACVAEHHLDLAAQAPPGARLRFRLAIR
- a CDS encoding LamB/YcsF family protein, whose amino-acid sequence is MQPAPGIDLNADLGEGFGPWPMGDDAAMLDLVTSANVAGGFHAGDPAGIARTLAAAAARGVSVGAHPGYRDLVGFGRRFVAATAEELRADVVYQVGAVQALARAAGLDVGYIKAHGELYHQLSSNPTHSAAFLAAATDVGLPVLALAGSAFAQWAAEAGVPVYAEAFGDRAYAPDGSLVPRGEPGALRHDAQQVIDGVLQLAETGTVTAIDGSVIPVRADSICLHGDTPGAVEFARSVRAALQDAGIPLRPFV
- a CDS encoding ABC transporter ATP-binding protein, with the translated sequence MSHSATDNEDQIELGRDENKAIRQRSLRLLGSLLSPHKKALAIAAGLVMLSSLGQVAGPWLVGWTIDNALMPLMEDGDTGPLTFSGLTYLAAAVIGGLAAGAYIRQAARIAQGVMYDLRRRVFRQTQRLSLEFHEKYTSGRVISRQTSDMEALRELLDGGLTGVISSMFLMVFIAGTIVFTDLGSAGILALAFIPSFFLTRWFQKKSQLFYREQRTASARLIVKFVETMTGMRAVQAFRRESTTERDFGNLSNSYREAFLKVFSINGRFQPGLVVIGNLTVVVALAVGAWRVIEGDLGAGTLVAVLLLVKRFFQPIQQIGMFYNSFQSATAALEKVSGLLAEEPTVVEPKNPAPLENPRGDLRLSSVKFRYGSGPVVLPHMDLHIPAGQTVALVGTTGAGKSTLAKLVTRFYDASEGTISLDGVDLREISTDDLRNAVVMVTQEAYLFSGSVRENIALGKPGATDEEIVAAAQAVGAHEFILKMPEGYDTEVNKRGGRVSAGQKQLLSFARAFLADPAVLVLDEATASLDLPGERIVQHGLQTLLADRTAIIIAHRLSTVAIADRVLVMAHGEVTEDGTPEELLAAGGTFADLNQAWEDSLV